The genome window TCAAAGATTAATAAATTGCCTTTGCAGAGAACGGCAGGATTATTTGCTTTTGGCAGTGGAACTAGCAAACTTTCGGTACATGACCAGTTGACAAAAGGTGTTGAAATAAACACAAAATCGCCCTGAATTTGAAGGTATTGTTCCAATTCTGGAACACTTGTTTATTTTGCATGAGCAAAAATAAGACATTAAGTTAGATGTCCAAATAAAAACTGGAGAAACTTCTACAGAGCACTGTTTAATCAAAGGCTTTTCTTTACAAAAGGTGTCAGTACTCTGTAACCACATTGGATTTCTGGGGTAAATACAATATTTTCCACTGATTGTAATGAATACTAATGTCCATCATATCTTCCACTTTCAAAACCAAGCCTTATATGTTTTATAAAATTCCAGGTATTATCAATTTCTGTCTCTTATCAACATTGCACTCCAACATGAAAGCTCTCAATCATATTCAACAGTATAATACAGTGACACATCCTAAATGTACCCCAAAACCATCCAGTGTGAACAATGTTGAAGAGTTGCAAAAACTTGGATATTAATGATACTATTCCCTGTGACAGCAGAGTGCTTTCAAGGTTCATTAAATAAAAAGCCATTAATTCACACATCATAGATTGGTATACAAAAACAAAACTAATTGATAATTGAGCAGTATAAAAAGATGCAATGTTCGTTCTCCATGTCAATTCCTACAGAGCCAATCTCCAGCATCGCATTGCACTGATTTGCTTCCTGTAGGGATTGACACTTGGTGAGGATCCCACGAGGCATACAGTGTTTGTCATCATCTGCCACCTGGATGACAGAAAAAGGCATCAACGCCACAGGAACACACATCATGAAATCTAAAAACGGAAAATTGTCTATACAGTCACTTGGATTCCTTTTCCAGGATTTGGACTTACCTCTAAATCCTCGTccgcctccacctcctcttcctctgaatcctcctcctcctcctccccgccCACCACCGAAGCCTCCTCTTCCAAACCCGCCACGGTCACCACCACCCCTGCCACCACGGAATCCACCTGGGAGGACAAATTCATTTTGTTTGAATATCAATGGACTAACATTCTTCCACTTTTATTCACAAGAGAAAAAACACCCATGGGGCAGAGCGGTTGACATTTCACTCTTACCTCCGCGGGgacctcctcttccacctctacctcctctgcCTCCCCTTGGGGGACCCTTTTCACCCGGGGGTCTGGGAAGAAACCTCTGTAGTGGTAGGAGTTTCATTGGGTCTACGTAGAACTGTGGACCAGAATATGCTGTTACACAATACAGGTCAAGACATTTATATGCAATAACTAAAGCAGATTTATGGTCAATCCAGTGTCCATGGCGCAAAGGTTCCACAGGGGGATTATGATGCAACTGTGGTAAAAACAGAAGTACACATTGGCTGTGCAGAGGGGCCGCACTGAGCTCCTGCTAAAAAAATTGATAAACAAAGATTTGTGAATCTGTGTTTGATTCAAGATGATGATTGGTTGACAGGAGAGTTAAGGTGTTTCTGTAATTTCTGTTCCAAAAAGCACGAGAAGCATGAATGCACTGCCATTCACAAAGCTCCTCATTCTCAGATAACCCCACTGATGCCAGATTGGGTATCATAGACAAGAAAAAAAAAAGTACTTAAGCAACTACTGGTCAAGCTCTGCTACATGTAACAAACTGATATAGCTTACCTTTTGTAATTTTTTGAACGAGGATGCCTTCATATTATCAGAGAGTTTGACAGAGAAATACTGTAGCTTTAGGTTAAGGGGCCAACCAGTGTCACAAATGACATGAAATTCAGTGTTAAACAGTAGAACAATTATCTTAGCATGGAACTTTTTACATTGAGAGTAGTATTTTGTATCACTGAAGAATGTAATGATATAAATCAACCACAAATACAATACAGGTTAGACAACAAAACATTGAAAGGATACAAAGTCACGTAGCTGACCGAAGATTTCATCCACCTTCCCGATCTGCTCCTTGTTTTCCAAGTACACGGGCGCGTTGAAGTAGGGAACTTTGTTCTCCTCCGTTACACACTTGCACACAATTTCATCCTCACAGGGGTGCATAAACTCCCCTAGTGCTGGAGGAAAGAACAAGGACATATGGTCAGTACAGAAAAAAACATGGATCATCACCTGCAAGTAAACCTACGACAACAGAGGTTGCAACACCTGGCAGACATCATGGACATTAATAGACAACTGGAGTAAATTCTGGATGCCAAGCATCAACAATGCCCCCTACATCACGAGAAAGTGTTTAATCAATATGGGTGCATCATCACATTGCCAAATCATTCATCTTACCAACAACATATTCTGGAGGGCCATAGTCCTGGAAGCCTCCTCGTCCACCACCTCGGAAACCACCGCCGCCACCTCGACCGCCACTATATCCTCCACCACCACCgtatcctcctcttccccctccaccACGGTTGAATCCGCCACCACGGCCACCTCTTCCACCACCTCCTCGGAAAGACATGTTCTTGTGCGCCTGTGATAGATAGATGATATTAGCTAAGTGGCATAGCAACAATTCATTGCATTTCATTTTCAAAGACTAGATATGTTTTTCAAACAATGTCagtaataaacttttccaaatgCCATAATAAAACTAGCTAGCTACGCCAGTGTTTCTAAAATGGGGTCCCGTGAAGGTAATATTTGGTttttaaaaaattacattttaaaatacatttttgaaaacATTTCTCAGTTTTTAAACGAATATTACTGACAGATTACATTTTGTCCAAGGGATCCATTTTCACCTTGCTGGCTCAGGAATTCTAACCAGCGACCTAACAATAGAATGGGTTGTTCCacgaaattgtgcaccaatattgaactTGAAAAGCCTGCTATATTAAATTAAGTACcgtttaatatagaccacatggaaaatgtattaaaaataagaaaaaaagggGGGAATAAAgccttgctaaagtgccaaaactCAGCATTTTGACTAGCGGACTAAACACCACCTCCATCGTGAAGGAAGTTTATGATGAATTTCcccaacagagaggagcagagaccaGGCTTTGTGGAATCTAGCTCCTACTACATTGATTCTCTCAAGGTCAATACTTAAAGCCATACTTTTTCAATAAAAcattaatgaaatacaaatcccAGCTTTTTGCTAATTTCTGTTTCTCGAAGATGGCAACTCAGcgtaaatgtgcatgtgtctattgaatctccaatgtttgtaaatgaAACCTAGGCTATAAAATTATTGTAATATGTAAAACCACTATGATTTCACTCTCTCTCGTTGTTATTTTTCAGTATCTCTGTAGAGGAAATGTGACAAATTTAGTGTTTGGCGCATAACTTGATAAAAAAGCTGTTCTTCATAGAATTATATTTTCGCATTTCATTATTTGTCCTGAAGAGGGCACTCTTTGCATGGCTATAAGCCTATGTTGCTTTTGCCCTCTACTGCAAGACTGGACACTATACCAACAACGCAACTATATACACATCAGTCAGAGGTGAGTGAACTATATTACTGCTTCTAAGGTGAGTGCTGAATAGATAGAAGCTTGCCAGGTCATGTTGGGTGATGTGACAAACAATGGATGCTACGCTCAAAAGTAAAGCAAGTGCTTTACATGCACCGTTACAGCGGTGAAGCCTGCAAAATCTGGTGCGTTATATTAGCTTTTTGCAAAGGGtattcctcaagctctgtcattaAAATGTTTTGGGAGACCAAAAAACACAGAAGGTTACAAAGCAGCACTTTGTAGCTATGTTTTGATGTTTGCGATGTCATTGGTCAGGGACTGGTCCAAATTCACATTTTGCCACCATCTAGCCTGCTAACTAGCTGTGAGAGTACTTGATGCCGTTCACTTAGGGTTGGTGCTAAATACCAATACATTGAAAATGTGTCCTGTGTTGTTGTTTTCAAGGTGGCTGGTATGAGGCAGTTCAGTCTTCAGAGCCTTGTAAATGTTTTTGCTGGAATCAGTGCAGTTTACCCTCCTTTCACTAGAGTAACACATTTTCTATTTTAAAAGACTGTCATACCGGTGACCTCAAATTTTATGTGGTGCTTACATTGTTAATTCCTCAAATTGATTAAATCAGGCTTGTGagtttttttattatattttttattccaGCTATTTTTACTATTATATTAGCAGATATCAGTTATTGGTTAATATTTTCACTCGGATCCAAAAGTCCCATGTCAGTCGTGCTCTAGTTTtcatatggtgaaactattcctttttaaataattttttttctataataaaaacatttcagATCTAAAACTCAAATCATagagtaaaagcaggtgagctgacTATGTTTGGCCATTTGCTTGTGAAAAACTGAGCGGGCAGAGCATAACAAATCAACCCTGAAAGTAGAAATGTGTAGTATTATGGCAGGATATTAGCTTTAACGCTGCAACAACAAAGCTCTCTGACAAGGGACAAAAATTTGTAAAATTGCCGGAAATTAGTTTGAAAAATGAATTTATAACAAACGGGGACCCCAGCCCCAAAAAGGTTTGAGAACCCCTTTTTGGGGCTACGTTACGTAGTTAGCGCAGGGGTTCTCAAACCTTTTTGGGGCTGGGGACCCCGTTTGTTATAAATTCATCAGGGACCCCCTCATAATCAAAACAACTTGAGAGAGGAAAACATAACATACAAGTACTGTAGTTTTACTATAACGTCAGCAGTGCTTGGCTGGATGAACCAAGTCTCGGGCCTTGGAAGGAACTCTTGGCATCGGAGAAGTTAGTTAATTAATTGACTTGATCGATGCATTATATCACGTTTATGAGTGATACCAGTTATCAGTACAGTGACTTGTAATGGCTGTAACGTTTTAGTTGACATTAACAAATTAAGCTACTACTGTTACACTGCAACTTTACAGAAGGGATCAATTGAACAAGCTAGCTAACAGTTAACTAGACTTAGCTAGGGTTAGCCAACATGGATTTCTTATTTACAACAAATCAAAAGACTATCACGTTATGCTTTGCTGAGCACATTGTGGTAGCCTCTTGCAACTGATgaaatacacaaaatatatatttgaaaaacaTAGCTACCTTCGTAGAACAAATAAGATCAGCTGCCGGAGCAAATTGTGCCAGAAACTATTTCCACGCGATGCAAACGCATGTGGCTTTTTTGTGGTGCTGTAAATCAAAACCAGAACTGAagcactagttaccacagccacaaagttaaatttccaatatcctaaaaatgagtttttttgtcttaatttAAGATTAATGTTAGGCATACGGTTAGCAGTGTGAttgggtttaaaatcagattttaatcAAATAAAATTTAGGAATGGGCGGgagttttgactttgtggctgagtTAACTAGCGACCACACTGAAAAACAGAAGAAAACTGGACTGTCGTAAAACTTAGACTGTCGTAAAACAAATGTGCTTAATTCACGCTGAGGAAATGCTCACAACACACGCGCGAATTGATACTTAAAAGAAAGGCTCACAACACTGGAATTGCTACCAAGTTAACAATACTTTTGAGACATACATTTATACTTTACGTAGAGTAGGCTAATTGAAATAAGACTGTTTCACAATAATGCTTTTTAAAAACGACTTATTGTTGTAAAACTGGAATTTTGTACAGCTCTGGTGGTCGCGAGTGTTACATGCATCTTGACCCTCAAGCCACGTGTAACAACCTGTACCAGAGCTATCGTGTTTAATGTGTACATCTTTGATATATTTATATTCACCAGCCTACTTGTTGATGTGCATTTTCCCTCTAGACTCATCTAGAAGAAGCCATAATGAATATTGAGGGCCAGGTAAGCAATGACGTGTCTGTCTTGTTAGGGTCAGATCGACATTTACAGAATGGTTACCTGGAGGATTTTTTTCTCTTCTCAATTTCAGTCAACGGGAGGATTTAGTATTATTTTAATAGGGGACGAGAGGCGGCAGTGTTTTAGAATTACGTTCTTATTAGGCTATGTATCGTTGTGTCCCTAATGCCGCCCCTCGTCCCTGATTATCCGATGGGCACTGGGCACTCAATATCATGTTCCCCTGTAGGCTATtaagtgtggtctcaatcaaatgatccatagcctatagccTACGAAGTGCATGCTTGggagaagcacagagcaaagttatatttctaagatagctgctgggatggtaTAAATACAACCAGGCTGCATGAAATCcaatttaatttgtcacatgcgctgaatacaactgaattacagtgaaatgctaacaagtccttaaccaacaatgccgttttaaggAAAAATaattgttaagtaaaaaatagataagttaaaaataacaaataattaaagagcagcagtaaaataacagtagtgaggctatatacagggggtaccggtacagagtcaatgtgcgggggcacaggtagagttaaagtgactatgcatagataataaatggagagtagcagcagtgtaaaataggggggagggggggaacaatgcaaatagtctgggtatccatttgattagctgttcgggagtcttatggcttgggggtagaagctgtttagaagccttttggacctagacttggcgctccagtaccgcttgccctgcggtagcagagagaacagtctatgactagggtggctggagtctttgacaatgtttagggccttcctctgacaccgcctggtatagaggtcctggatggcaggaagtttgaccccagtgatgtactgggccgtacgatcagacctaccactgttgtgtcgtcagcaaacttaatggtgttggagtcgtgcctggccatgcaatgtatatattccaaccctgagccccCTCCTGTTCTGCTCTTGCCGATAAAACGTTTTTTTTCTTcgtgctgcttaaccaatggctgtgctgtataGGGTTATGGTGGCAGTgcaggaggagagtcaaaggtTTCTCCCCCAATTTCTATTTTATTTGGCCTAGTTCAAAAAATGCGCTATCTTGCGAGGAACTAGTTTatagcctatgttctgttcagtttgagaagagTGTGAAGATGAGGAAGACATGGAGGTAGGCTATTCGGATGGGATACGTTTTACCGGGGGAACTCAGGTAATGTAATTATGTGCACGAGCACAAATCGCCACATCTGTAATTTTAGTCCAGTCCGAATCTGCCATGTCAGTAATTTTTACTTGGCAGGAAGGTTATTATCCCAGCCCTAAATCCTATTCGGATGGGATTAGTTTTACTCGGGGAGGTCAGGTAGTGTGAAAACAGACATCTGTAATTTGAGTCCCGTCCAAATCTGCCATGGcagcagtagcggtgcgtgggtaaaatcaatAGGGAAGCCACCCCCCCATATTACAACCTACactgtatgtgttgtgataattgcattgtttgctattaattcatatgccttgtgaccgtgatatataggcctaaaggctgAGACAATAAGGAGACAGTGGCAGAATGATCACACcttgcaagtagaaaaacatgttgactcaccctacttgtagagaaacgccaatgccatcctcctctctttcatgttgacaaaaCCATCTATCACTGTCTTAcagtattttttgttgtcctaggctaccttgCTAAAATctttgctcgctagcctaacatCCATTAATGCagaacgttagctagttaacattagccttctacatctagctgcTGTATATATTGAACTTTCAtcctcaggccaggggcacaacaatgtatgaatgaaTGGTTGGATCAAAATCACCGTTATAATCGTtactttactgactttattgttcccatggggacattttgttgcagtgtcatgtacatgtttaaagtggcgtttaaataacaaaacaaattgacaatgcaactttcataacagttaccTACCAATAAAAtgagactagcctgctggccttactgggtcgataggaacattagcccgagctatttaggagggatgtcacacctggcacaaatgactgtctagttctgtttttcctgccgaggggtgccctatacctgcgcccagaggggagtagttcaaagtccgggTCTCTTGGGTCTAAAATCATTTTGTGAGCCCTGCGGAGGTCCATGACCTTACAGAtttcatccaggcctgtctgtttgacttcaagtaccttgcttgctgtggtgataatccttctcaacatatttctctggctgacagtggaattgccaaaccaacaaacaatacaaaaagttaaaatactatcaatgaaagatttgtaaaacagagtcagtaTAGTACAATTAACATTAAAAGAGCCCAGctttttgagaaagtacagtctctgttgacTCATTGTCCATGgataattaagtaaaaccacaagtccaaatccctatccccatccatggctaatttaggaaagggccaaaTTTAGCTAcctgaggacaacaacacaaagagatacaacaattcaagttgtttctgttaaTGATGTATGCTCTCAAAGTGATTTGATAGGAGAGACGCCAAATCCAAGCTGGATTCCCTTAACCATTTATTTTCTTGCCAGgacattcacagttgagctcgctcagtttagctcaaagCTGATTGGCTAATTTTGTAAACCTTTTTTTtttcaagggaggccaaatgctcgctggcttcccttgcattcaatgcaacGGGCGGCAACAATATCATACTTGTTTGAAACAGACAGCACCAGATAggtgcaaattaattacttaaaaatcatacaatgtgattttctggatttttgttttagattccgtctctcatagttgaagtgtacctatgataaaaattacagacctctacatgctttgtaagtaggaaaacctgcaaaatcggcagtgtatcaaatacttcttctccccactgtacattcagcctcttgcgaattgaaggaaaattatgaaacagagACGAAAGATAAAATATTTTACatgttattatttattttgttgGTAAATTTACCCTTGGcgtccatgaatacacaccactgcatGGCAGTCATTTTTACATGGCAGAAGAGTACCAATTCCAGAcagttttggcaaactccaaagtcCTCTGATAGCCATACTAGTCCAGTGAGAATtgacatccctgtgttttgagagaaatgtctGAGTTTGGCAGTAGTGATGGGAAAAGAGACGCCTCGTTCGGCTCAGCTCACTAAAAAGAGACggctcttttggctcccaaacagctcctttaaaaaatatatttttgtattttttcaagttAAACAGTTTGTGAgagtttgactatgattggtgttaaaacaattctaattaaattattaaatgaaatcatactctaccttaaccacaatgtatttaaaaatgtattggtttgttatgaaaaagaatgctattaaacatttgcattttaagtataactttttaatgtatataaacaaattgcatataaatctaaccattcaaaacgaatacaatctgaacagcataatagaatattgcaccatatcaaataaaaataattaacaATTTAGCATCCCACAAtttgaaataaatgtaaaaaagaagGATGCTATTACACATGTGCATTTAAAGTATAGCTTTTTTAATGTATATCAACAAAGTACATCCAGAAGGTgctgttataaccagcagcacacagcaatgctgaccatgttttgcttttatgagagatttgcattcagaaatgcaagctgcctcactttagaggggctgatgcggtttcttctctcagtaattatttgtctgtttaaaggctcagtcaacttagtgtatgtaaacttctgacccactggatttgtgattcagataattataagtgaaataaggacaacaaagtcaaggttttggagtggccatcacaaagccctgacctcaatcatgcAGAActgtgggcagaacttaaaaagtgtgcgagcaaggaggcctacaaacctgactcagttacaccagctcttgtcaggagaaatgggccaaaattcacccaacttattgtgggaagcttgtggaaggctacctgaaacgtttgacccaagttaaacaattgaaaggcaatgctaccaaatactaattgagtgtatgtaaacttctgacccactgggaatgtgatgaaagaaagaaaagctgaaataaatcattctctctactattattctgacatttcacattcttaaagtggtgatcctaactgacctaagaaagggaatttttactacgattaaatgtcaggaattgtgaaaaactgagtttaaatatatttggctaaggtgtatgtaaacttccgacttcaactgtaatactggattaaataatgatgcagtaataactgcttactgtacctttctccactgatctccacagtgacctgctcaaagggttccaggactctgcacacctccaccacctcccattcgtcttgggtcagagcatcaacaggtgcattgacaatggccagggtaaagatgatggcatcctttgactcaTGAAACCGCTTCAACATATAACATGTTGAAGtccaccttgtagtgcagtcttgttaaggcctcagctcaggcatccccacctggcgttgtgtagactttagttttttagcacctactgtgctcctgtggaagtattccacagcttctttcactttgtccacaatgggcttcatcaccttcagagcatATCTTACAATCAGGTTGTttgtgtgggcaagacatggatgatgggtccattttTAAATTTTCATCagttctctgaggtgtgtctgtcgctgaactcaaagcagtccagaagcagacagatagacatcgaaaaatcttcaatgaagtgacatgtaaccaacatgtaagaagtggttacccttgatgtccagcagtGAGTGGTAAGACAAACTGCAGTAGCTTATTGGACTCTTTCCCAGTCTGAAGCCCGTGTGCTCTCGTACAGTAgtggaataagtgattttgaaagggttttcctgcttggaattgtgtacattggatttagactattgctataatttctaaaacctctgtcctccacggTCGAAAATGTCTGTAAATCGGTGGAaatcattttagccaatgcaatatcaatttggccttgtttcactacagacatagactttggcataaactggtcaatagaagactgcgttgctgtgggtcgcggagtaggcctacttgactgagtggatacatctccacgtgtggaggtgctggctccaccgCTATCACTAGCCGGCCCGCTAGTTTCTCAAAGctccgctacagctagcttcacagttgggtgcacagtttGCATATGCCGGTGTCGGTTGTGCGTAGAACAggctttatatgagattttgttttggcaaattctacaaTGTGCTCTAACATCGactacattattaaaatgcatccaaatgctactgtgcttccgactcattttccagctgttgttttcacagctgtccttcctctctctcctcggctgctaagtgtgtgactgtgagtgagttggctcggccctccctcacgcatctttggttcattggttgacactgcgtgtctgattgacaggaacaaaaggtgaggctgttacacggaacccaaaccggctgcgcgcgtgcgctagctattgtgcataaatgtatttttgtccccctacaccaaacgcgatcacgacacgcaggttaaaatatcaaaacaaactctgaaccaatgacatgaatctggggacaggtcgaaaagcattaaacatgtaggGAAATTTAGCtcgttagcttgcacttgctagctgatttgtcctatttagctagcttgctgttgctagctaatttgtcctgggatataaacattgagttgttattttacctgaaatgcacaaggtcctctactccgacaattaatccacacataaaacggtcaaccaaatcgtttctagtcatctctcctccttccaggctttttcatctttgaacctatatggtgattggcatctacactttcatagtattaccacgacaaccggcaaaacagttcgtctttcaatcacccacgtgggtataaccaatgaggagatggcacgtgggtacctgcttctatcaaccaatgaggagatgggagaggcaggacttgcagcgcaatctgcgtcagaaataggaatgacttctattttagcccttggcaacgcagacgcttgttggcgtgcgcgagcagtgtgggtgcagtaATTGAATAACATATATTCCTAAATTTATTTCgcacgcgacgcgagcggtgttgTCAGCGTGCGCGAGCGGTGTTGTCAGGGTatgacacggaacccaaaccggctgcgcgcgtgcgctattgtgcataaatttattttgtccccctacaccaaacgcgatcacgacacgcaggttaaaaatatcaaaataaactctgaaccaatgacaataatttggggacaggtcgaaaagcattaaacatgtatggcaatttagctcgttagcttgcacttgctaactaatttgtcctatttagctagcttgctgttgctagctaatttgtcctgggatataaacattgagttattattttacctgaaatgcacaaggtcttctactccgacaattaatccacacataaaacggccaaccgaatcaattctagtcatctctccttccaggctttttcatctttgaacatatatggtgattggcatctacacttttacCACGACAACTGGCAAAAcatttcatctttcaatcaccca of Salvelinus alpinus chromosome 4, SLU_Salpinus.1, whole genome shotgun sequence contains these proteins:
- the LOC139574440 gene encoding H/ACA ribonucleoprotein complex subunit 1-like — translated: MSFRGGGGRGGRGGGFNRGGGGRGGYGGGGGYSGGRGGGGGFRGGGRGGFQDYGPPEYVVALGEFMHPCEDEIVCKCVTEENKVPYFNAPVYLENKEQIGKVDEIFGQLRDFYFSVKLSDNMKASSFKKLQKFYVDPMKLLPLQRFLPRPPGEKGPPRGGRGGRGGRGGPRGGGFRGGRGGGDRGGFGRGGFGGGRGGGGGGFRGRGGGGGRGFRGGR